Genomic window (Alkalispirochaeta americana):
ACGCTACAGCGCCCAGTTTCGTAACTCTGTGCTGAAAAAGCTCCTGCTGCCTGAGGGGCGTTCAGCACTTTCCCTGGCCAGGGAGTATAACATCTCGGTAGCAACCATCTATGGCTGGAAAGCGAAGATGCGAGATGGTACCCTGCAAATTGAAGATGGGGTGCAAGCCAACCGTAGTCGACAGCTGGCTGAGAAGCTCTCGCTCTTGCTGGAGTCCCGGTCTGTTGCCGATGATACGATGGGCGAGTGGCTCCGTGAAAACGGGCTACATTCTCAGCACCTCACTGTATGGGAACAGGAGGTACGAGACGCCGTGACAAAGAACGAACAGGAAGCCCGTGAAGAACTGAAGGCTGCCAGAAAGAA
Coding sequences:
- a CDS encoding transposase, whose amino-acid sequence is MPRYSAQFRNSVLKKLLLPEGRSALSLAREYNISVATIYGWKAKMRDGTLQIEDGVQANRSRQLAEKLSLLLESRSVADDTMGEWLRENGLHSQHLTVWEQEVRDAVTKNEQEAREELKAARKKIREQERELTRKEKALAEAAIIITAQKKISRIFQDQEED